The following coding sequences lie in one Spirochaetota bacterium genomic window:
- the panB gene encoding 3-methyl-2-oxobutanoate hydroxymethyltransferase: MRTINDFKTARNEKRPISMITCYDFAYARLIEQTEIDTILVGDSLGNVFAGYSTTVPVTLDQMIYHTEIVRRGAPSMFVIADLPFMSYHVSIEDTMRNCGRVMKETGANAVKLEGGRDFAKTMEAITKASIPVVGHLGLTPQSVHKLGGFTVQGREEDKRRIMIEDAKTLEQAGVFCIVLEMVPEVLAKEITESISIPTIGIGAGRYTSGQVLVINDLLGVDERFKPKFLKKYVNLADIVKGALAGYHDDVVAGRFPAEEHAFK, translated from the coding sequence ATACGCACCATCAATGACTTCAAGACGGCCCGCAACGAAAAGCGGCCCATCTCCATGATCACCTGCTACGATTTCGCCTATGCGCGGCTCATCGAGCAGACGGAGATCGACACCATCCTGGTGGGCGATTCCCTGGGGAATGTCTTCGCCGGTTATTCCACCACGGTGCCCGTCACCCTCGACCAGATGATCTATCATACGGAGATCGTGCGTCGGGGCGCTCCCTCCATGTTCGTCATCGCCGACCTCCCGTTTATGAGCTACCATGTTTCGATTGAAGACACCATGCGCAATTGCGGGCGCGTCATGAAGGAGACGGGGGCCAACGCCGTCAAGCTCGAGGGCGGGCGCGATTTCGCGAAGACCATGGAGGCGATCACGAAGGCCTCCATCCCGGTCGTGGGGCACCTGGGGCTCACGCCGCAGTCCGTACACAAGCTGGGCGGGTTCACCGTGCAAGGCCGCGAGGAGGACAAGCGGCGCATCATGATCGAGGACGCGAAGACGCTGGAGCAGGCGGGCGTCTTCTGCATCGTCCTGGAAATGGTGCCGGAGGTGCTGGCGAAGGAAATTACGGAGAGCATCTCCATTCCCACGATAGGCATCGGCGCGGGGCGCTACACGAGCGGGCAGGTGCTGGTGATCAACGACCTGCTGGGCGTGGACGAGCGCTTCAAACCCAAGTTCCTGAAGAAGTACGTCAACCTGGCGGACATTGTGAAGGGCGCGCTCGCGGGATACCATGACGATGTCGTCGCGGGACGGTTCCCCGCCGAGGAGCACGCGTTTAAATAA
- a CDS encoding rhodanese-like domain-containing protein: MTDTKAWKQTVGESALIVCAACVLGVCLNLLLPGGYAFMGKETLAYRKIVLISPAEAKLKYDGRTALFVDARDPAEFGGNRVPGALGIPAEPDSLSLQGIKLHFDRLQGPRELVIYCAGGSCESSETLARRLIRMGYTRTIYVLEGGLPAWVEKNFPLETAGERKEE; the protein is encoded by the coding sequence ATGACGGACACGAAGGCGTGGAAACAGACTGTAGGAGAATCGGCACTGATCGTCTGCGCCGCGTGCGTGCTCGGCGTGTGCCTCAACCTGCTCCTGCCGGGCGGGTACGCATTCATGGGCAAAGAGACGCTTGCCTACCGGAAAATCGTACTCATCTCGCCCGCCGAGGCGAAATTGAAATACGACGGACGGACGGCGCTCTTCGTCGACGCGCGCGACCCGGCCGAGTTCGGGGGAAATCGGGTCCCCGGGGCCCTGGGCATACCCGCGGAACCGGACTCGCTCTCCCTTCAGGGGATCAAGCTTCACTTCGATCGCCTCCAGGGACCCCGCGAGCTGGTGATATATTGCGCCGGGGGCTCCTGCGAATCGTCCGAGACGCTCGCGCGCCGGCTGATACGCATGGGATACACCCGGACGATATACGTGCTGGAGGGCGGACTTCCCGCCTGGGTGGAAAAAAACTTTCCGCTTGAAACCGCCGGGGAGCGCAAGGAAGAGTGA
- a CDS encoding ArsR family transcriptional regulator — MADISFTEEQFTSTSDILKSIAHPTRLKILCFLIEGERSVGEIEREFGSTISNISQHLTVLRRMDIIKRRKDANFMFYSVKDDKVLTLLGTMKKLFCPLK; from the coding sequence ATGGCCGATATATCATTCACAGAAGAACAATTCACCTCGACGAGCGACATTTTGAAGTCCATCGCGCATCCGACACGGCTCAAGATACTGTGCTTTTTGATAGAAGGGGAACGTTCGGTGGGAGAGATCGAGCGCGAGTTCGGCTCCACGATATCGAACATTTCGCAGCACCTCACGGTGCTGCGCCGGATGGACATCATCAAGCGCCGCAAGGACGCGAATTTCATGTTTTACTCGGTGAAGGACGACAAGGTCCTGACGCTCCTGGGTACCATGAAGAAGCTCTTCTGCCCCCTCAAGTAA
- a CDS encoding AMMECR1 domain-containing protein, whose product MNRAPVLCALLACATLAMVPLDPGMRPAGDTLAEWARFSRTARARALVEWAHCVMRGELAGPRCEAVIPGGTPPLYGSAGVFVTLVRAGKVRGCFGAFHHASESLEAILRDYISGALRRDPRYAPLEPGELDGASVIITVAGMEFPVDDLAAVDLARSGLVFSMDGGERLLFVPSEIKSIDYLKKLVRMQSVVQITAFRAVSIR is encoded by the coding sequence ATGAACCGCGCCCCCGTGCTCTGCGCCCTGCTCGCCTGCGCGACCCTTGCAATGGTGCCCCTCGACCCGGGGATGCGCCCCGCGGGGGACACGCTCGCGGAATGGGCTCGCTTTTCCCGCACCGCCCGGGCCCGCGCGCTCGTCGAATGGGCGCACTGCGTCATGCGCGGGGAGCTTGCGGGGCCGCGGTGCGAGGCCGTCATCCCCGGCGGCACGCCCCCGTTATACGGCAGTGCGGGGGTGTTCGTCACCCTGGTGCGCGCGGGGAAGGTCCGGGGGTGCTTCGGCGCGTTCCATCACGCCTCCGAGAGCCTCGAGGCGATACTCCGCGACTACATAAGCGGGGCGCTCCGGCGGGATCCCCGTTATGCGCCGCTTGAACCCGGGGAGCTCGACGGCGCCTCGGTGATCATCACCGTCGCCGGGATGGAGTTTCCCGTGGACGACCTCGCTGCGGTGGACCTCGCGCGCAGCGGCCTCGTCTTCTCGATGGACGGCGGCGAGCGGCTTCTCTTCGTGCCCTCCGAGATTAAAAGTATTGACTATCTGAAAAAACTCGTTAGGATGCAATCGGTCGTTCAGATCACGGCATTTCGCGCGGTCTCCATAAGGTGA
- a CDS encoding anti-sigma factor antagonist gives MNGHTTWSFPREIEFEDATQLSRRIRELSVIENTVVFDLSATKHIHSSFVGFLIHTKQYLEAQGMHLILKTSPQIDKILAMLDLASYFPIVTAPAAPEKEPLLQ, from the coding sequence ATGAACGGACACACTACATGGTCGTTTCCAAGGGAAATCGAGTTCGAGGACGCCACCCAGCTGAGCCGGCGCATCCGCGAGCTCTCCGTCATTGAAAACACGGTGGTGTTCGACCTCAGCGCGACCAAGCACATCCATTCCTCGTTCGTGGGCTTCCTTATACATACCAAGCAGTACCTTGAGGCCCAGGGGATGCATCTCATCCTCAAGACATCCCCGCAAATAGACAAGATACTCGCCATGCTGGACCTCGCGTCCTACTTCCCCATCGTGACCGCGCCTGCCGCGCCGGAGAAGGAGCCCCTTCTCCAATAG
- a CDS encoding DoxX family membrane protein, with amino-acid sequence MGMVSNFARSVVYGNLLTAFLRMLCGALFLYSGIFKVLDMEGFGRVVDMYAILPSALVPYAAIVIPSLELILGALLMAGFRIRAASFLSMCLMAVFSVAIIVNIARGSNFDCGCFELSRFGIPERIGWLLVARDALLFTVFALMLQARRHLFSLDYLLEKRTLSTL; translated from the coding sequence ATGGGCATGGTGAGCAATTTCGCGCGATCGGTCGTCTATGGAAATTTATTAACCGCCTTCCTGCGCATGCTGTGCGGCGCGCTCTTCCTGTACTCCGGCATCTTCAAGGTGCTGGACATGGAGGGTTTCGGGAGGGTGGTGGACATGTACGCGATTCTGCCGTCGGCGCTCGTCCCCTACGCCGCGATCGTGATCCCGTCGCTCGAGCTCATCCTGGGCGCCCTGCTCATGGCGGGCTTCCGCATCCGCGCCGCCTCGTTCCTTTCGATGTGCCTTATGGCGGTATTCTCCGTCGCGATCATCGTCAACATCGCGCGCGGCTCGAATTTCGACTGCGGGTGCTTCGAGCTCTCCCGTTTCGGGATCCCGGAGCGGATCGGCTGGCTGCTGGTGGCGCGCGACGCGCTGCTGTTCACCGTATTCGCGCTCATGCTTCAGGCGCGACGGCACCTTTTCTCCCTCGATTATTTACTTGAAAAGAGAACACTGAGCACCCTCTAG
- a CDS encoding aminotransferase class V-fold PLP-dependent enzyme, which produces MKPQRIDIRKGAEVRADLDHLQRLFIMPDSPDKFLEFGHELLDLIHNFFKSKGGIHSEISIQELAKMFSIIDIPRHPYLLKDILAEIKSKIIAHSVKVGNPYYIGHMTSAIPYFMILLEMIIAALNQNQVKIETAKASTFVERELIAWIHRLIFKRSVNFYRTHVQNHRIALGNVTLDGTMANLTAMLVARNQAFPSDGRFPGIRKAGIYDAFRHYRTKRAVILVSQRGHYSFEKVARIIGLGNCSVIKVPVDDNDRIDMARLRQVCRQIQDANAASEEKIKIISLVGIAGTTETGNIDDLLEMRRVADENKTFFHVDAAWGGSLLIVDKYRDMFKGIEDADSVTFDAHKLMYSPLSMGMILFRKETALNYIKHTSNYIIRPDSVDQGRFTVEGSRPFSCLKPWVTFKIFGVEGFSLLFEHAFEITNTLKNLIDLHPNFERTSNPEIFIMNYRFVPARIQEKLNLLLAQVESAKVTQEVVRLLKRIHAINETLNELNIELHRAIRQEDNSFVSRTTLESTKYSPQKIVVLRSVTINPLTTTEILQEIVHEHNRLGEKIYRADFAHRLEKL; this is translated from the coding sequence ATGAAACCGCAAAGGATCGACATCCGGAAGGGCGCGGAGGTTCGGGCGGACCTGGACCACCTGCAACGGCTATTCATCATGCCCGATTCCCCGGACAAGTTCCTCGAGTTCGGACACGAGCTGCTGGACCTCATCCACAATTTCTTCAAATCGAAGGGCGGCATCCACAGCGAGATCTCCATCCAGGAGCTCGCCAAGATGTTTTCGATAATCGACATTCCCCGGCACCCCTATCTTCTCAAAGATATACTCGCCGAGATAAAGTCCAAGATCATAGCCCATTCCGTGAAGGTGGGCAATCCCTATTACATAGGCCACATGACGAGCGCGATCCCCTACTTCATGATCCTGCTCGAGATGATCATAGCCGCGCTCAACCAGAACCAGGTGAAGATCGAGACCGCGAAGGCCTCCACCTTCGTCGAGCGCGAGCTTATCGCATGGATTCACCGGCTCATTTTCAAGAGGTCCGTCAACTTCTACCGGACGCACGTCCAGAATCACCGCATCGCCCTGGGAAACGTCACGCTGGACGGCACGATGGCGAATCTGACCGCGATGCTGGTGGCGCGCAACCAGGCCTTTCCCTCCGACGGGCGCTTTCCCGGAATCCGCAAGGCGGGCATTTATGACGCGTTCCGGCACTACCGTACGAAGCGCGCGGTGATACTGGTGAGCCAGCGCGGTCACTATTCCTTCGAGAAGGTCGCGCGGATCATAGGCCTGGGGAACTGCAGCGTCATCAAGGTGCCGGTCGACGATAACGACAGGATCGACATGGCGCGGCTGCGCCAGGTGTGCAGGCAGATCCAGGACGCGAACGCGGCATCCGAGGAAAAAATCAAGATCATCTCGCTCGTGGGGATCGCCGGTACGACCGAGACCGGGAACATCGACGATCTCCTGGAGATGCGCAGGGTCGCCGACGAGAACAAGACGTTTTTCCACGTGGACGCGGCGTGGGGCGGGTCGCTCCTTATCGTCGACAAGTACCGCGACATGTTCAAGGGCATCGAGGACGCGGACTCGGTGACCTTCGACGCGCACAAGCTCATGTATTCGCCCCTTTCGATGGGGATGATACTCTTCCGGAAGGAGACCGCGCTCAACTATATCAAGCACACCTCGAATTACATCATACGCCCCGACTCGGTCGACCAGGGGCGCTTCACCGTGGAGGGGTCCCGGCCGTTCTCGTGCCTCAAGCCGTGGGTTACCTTCAAAATTTTCGGCGTCGAGGGCTTCAGCCTTCTCTTCGAGCACGCGTTCGAGATCACGAACACCCTGAAAAACCTCATCGACCTTCATCCGAATTTCGAGCGCACCAGCAATCCCGAGATTTTCATCATGAACTACCGGTTCGTGCCCGCGCGCATCCAGGAAAAGCTGAACCTCCTGCTCGCGCAGGTCGAGAGCGCGAAGGTGACGCAGGAGGTGGTTCGCCTCCTGAAACGGATACACGCGATCAATGAAACCCTCAATGAATTGAACATCGAGCTCCACCGCGCCATCCGCCAGGAGGACAACAGCTTCGTGTCCCGCACCACGCTGGAATCCACGAAGTACAGCCCCCAGAAGATCGTGGTCCTCCGTTCGGTGACGATCAACCCGCTCACGACGACCGAAATCCTCCAGGAGATCGTGCATGAGCACAACAGGCTTGGTGAAAAGATTTACAGGGCCGATTTCGCGCACCGTCTTGAAAAACTCTGA
- the folK gene encoding 2-amino-4-hydroxy-6-hydroxymethyldihydropteridine diphosphokinase — translation MTARVFIGLGSNLGDRAENLARARRAIGALEGTELLGESSCEETDPVDFLAQPRFLNQVVCIGTPLSPPELLDALLGIERSMGRTRGAPKGPRIIDLDILLFGDIILRTDTLTIPHPRIWERDFVVRHLVQLDRDLRDPVSARYFREGTHGTDTHHQ, via the coding sequence GTGACCGCGCGCGTCTTTATAGGACTGGGCAGCAACCTGGGGGACCGCGCGGAAAACCTCGCGCGAGCCCGCCGCGCAATCGGCGCGCTGGAGGGAACCGAACTGCTGGGCGAGAGCTCCTGCGAGGAAACGGACCCGGTGGATTTTCTCGCGCAGCCGCGCTTCCTGAACCAGGTCGTGTGTATCGGCACCCCCCTTTCTCCGCCGGAGCTTCTCGATGCCCTGCTGGGGATCGAGCGTTCCATGGGCAGGACCCGCGGCGCCCCGAAGGGCCCCCGGATAATTGATCTTGATATTCTTTTATTCGGTGATATAATTCTCCGCACGGATACGCTCACGATTCCCCACCCGCGCATCTGGGAGAGGGACTTCGTGGTCCGTCACCTCGTACAGCTCGACCGGGATTTGCGCGACCCGGTGAGCGCGCGATATTTCAGGGAGGGAACCCATGGCACGGATACGCACCATCAATGA
- a CDS encoding DUF1343 domain-containing protein, translating to MMTISPFKHTPVRPHTGIFVGIALAVVLIFGTLLMSGFSEEEPAGPVLPGIDVLAERGFDSIAGKRVGLVTNHTGITRSGASTIDTIHGSGKCTLVALFSPEHGIRGTADESVASSVDKKTGLPIYSLYGQSYKPSKAMLRGIEVLVFDIQDIGTRFYTYIGTMALCMRAAAETGIKFVVLDRPNPIGGVKVEGAVPENGVWGGITSIYPIPTRHGMTAGELALLFNGHFKIGCTLEVVPVKNWKRSMYFDQTGLTWLNPSPNMKTLNGAILYPGLGVTETTNASVARGTDKPFEMYGAPFFDGKRIADNLSKRSTPGIQFKPCTFTPTAPYHPYRYQLCSGVQAEITDRETLDSIAAGLHMLQAMYEIHPDRFMAYEGFVNETGDRYTWNLLAWQKLAPEKIIAAWQPRLESFKRVREKYLLYK from the coding sequence ATGATGACCATAAGTCCGTTCAAACACACCCCCGTGCGCCCGCACACCGGCATATTTGTCGGGATCGCCCTGGCCGTGGTGCTGATATTCGGCACCCTCCTGATGAGCGGCTTCTCCGAGGAAGAGCCGGCAGGCCCGGTGCTGCCGGGCATCGACGTGCTGGCAGAGCGGGGTTTCGATTCGATCGCCGGCAAGCGGGTAGGGCTCGTTACGAACCACACCGGGATCACCCGGAGCGGCGCGAGCACGATCGACACGATTCACGGTTCCGGGAAATGCACCCTCGTCGCGCTCTTTTCCCCCGAACACGGAATCCGGGGCACCGCGGACGAATCGGTGGCTTCCAGTGTTGACAAAAAGACGGGGCTTCCCATATACAGCCTTTACGGCCAGTCGTACAAACCCTCGAAAGCGATGCTGCGCGGAATTGAGGTGCTGGTATTCGACATCCAGGACATAGGCACGCGGTTCTATACGTATATAGGGACGATGGCCCTGTGCATGAGGGCGGCAGCTGAAACGGGCATCAAGTTCGTGGTGCTCGACCGGCCGAATCCCATCGGGGGCGTCAAGGTCGAGGGGGCGGTGCCCGAGAACGGCGTGTGGGGCGGGATCACCTCGATTTACCCGATCCCCACCCGGCACGGCATGACGGCGGGCGAGCTTGCCCTTCTGTTCAACGGTCACTTCAAGATCGGGTGTACCCTCGAGGTCGTGCCGGTAAAGAACTGGAAGCGCTCGATGTATTTCGACCAGACGGGACTCACGTGGCTGAATCCCTCCCCCAACATGAAGACCCTGAACGGCGCCATACTGTACCCCGGTCTGGGCGTGACGGAAACCACGAACGCATCGGTGGCGCGGGGGACCGATAAGCCCTTCGAGATGTATGGGGCCCCCTTCTTCGACGGAAAGCGTATCGCCGATAATCTTTCAAAGCGATCGACGCCGGGCATTCAATTCAAGCCCTGCACCTTCACGCCCACGGCGCCGTATCACCCCTACCGCTACCAGTTGTGCAGCGGGGTGCAGGCTGAAATCACCGACCGCGAGACGCTGGATTCGATAGCCGCCGGGCTTCACATGCTGCAGGCCATGTACGAGATTCATCCCGACCGGTTCATGGCGTATGAAGGCTTCGTAAACGAGACCGGGGACAGGTACACCTGGAACCTCCTCGCCTGGCAGAAGCTCGCCCCTGAAAAAATAATCGCCGCGTGGCAGCCCCGGCTCGAATCGTTCAAGAGGGTACGGGAAAAATACCTGCTCTACAAGTAA
- the zapE gene encoding cell division protein ZapE: MYPLVRDTIMAGEKPKSAKQPAKEFCSYCEHTGIVRDPYYEQTGGIPLSPCPKCVLVKCACGGVAPYFLYVDETIRDCECRGIRTKIERINAVYARSGIDKKFRWRSFDSYESIHKLASDAKSAAYDIVKKFPNVGKGLFLWGNPGTGKTLLSSIILTELIIRHAIEGRFIKISRTFFQRLRATFNESSDTYGEAGKIQQEMEDVDILVVDDFGVQRDSPWEVETLYNLVDARYEGEKFTIFTSNSNPFTTLRELSDGRILSRIKEMCRIIEVSGPDYRDRL; this comes from the coding sequence ATGTATCCATTGGTGAGGGATACGATCATGGCCGGTGAAAAGCCGAAATCCGCGAAGCAGCCCGCGAAGGAATTCTGCTCGTACTGCGAGCACACGGGCATCGTCCGCGATCCCTACTACGAGCAGACGGGGGGCATCCCGCTCTCGCCCTGCCCCAAGTGCGTCCTGGTGAAGTGCGCTTGCGGGGGCGTCGCGCCGTATTTTCTCTACGTGGACGAGACGATCCGCGACTGCGAATGCCGCGGCATCCGCACGAAGATAGAGCGCATCAACGCGGTGTACGCGCGCTCAGGGATAGACAAGAAGTTCCGCTGGCGCTCGTTCGATTCCTACGAGTCCATTCACAAGCTCGCCTCCGACGCGAAGAGCGCCGCCTACGACATTGTCAAAAAATTTCCAAACGTGGGGAAGGGCCTTTTCCTGTGGGGAAACCCGGGGACGGGCAAGACCCTGCTCTCGTCCATCATTCTCACCGAGCTCATCATCCGCCACGCGATCGAGGGGCGCTTCATCAAGATATCCCGCACCTTCTTCCAGAGGCTGCGCGCCACCTTCAACGAGTCGTCGGACACCTACGGGGAGGCGGGCAAGATCCAGCAGGAGATGGAGGATGTCGATATCCTGGTCGTGGACGATTTCGGAGTCCAGCGCGACTCGCCCTGGGAGGTCGAGACCCTCTACAACCTGGTGGACGCGCGCTACGAGGGCGAAAAATTCACGATCTTCACCTCGAACAGCAATCCCTTCACGACGCTGCGCGAGCTTTCGGACGGCCGCATACTGTCGCGCATCAAGGAGATGTGCCGCATCATCGAGGTCTCGGGCCCGGATTACCGGGACCGGCTGTGA
- the murB gene encoding UDP-N-acetylmuramate dehydrogenase, producing MRNPITSELIEKLAAQGCALANEPMSRHTTFKVGGPAELLVCPSGPRQAAAVVSLVNEARIPLTVIGGGSNLLVGDRGIPGITLSLGHDGAWKGEMRRCADGTVYADATVPKERFIDWCLDEGLEGADFMAGIPGCLGGGIVMNAGTFMGNFIDILTRIEYIDRKGASKSLEVRREMAHYRRMDMEEGAVITGAVFRLPESADIRSARARIRAILDDRGAKHPLQYPSAGSVFKNPDGHSSWKLIDEAGLKGYRIGGAMVSELHTNFIVNVDGASAGDVRALIEHVRDTVSRRFSIALHPEVRMTGEF from the coding sequence ATGCGAAACCCCATTACATCCGAATTGATCGAAAAGCTTGCCGCCCAGGGCTGCGCCCTCGCGAATGAGCCCATGAGCAGGCATACGACGTTCAAGGTGGGCGGTCCCGCCGAGCTTCTCGTGTGCCCCTCCGGCCCCCGGCAGGCCGCCGCCGTGGTAAGCCTGGTGAACGAGGCGCGCATACCGCTCACGGTCATAGGCGGCGGCTCGAACCTTCTCGTGGGAGACCGCGGGATACCCGGAATCACGCTCTCCCTGGGCCATGACGGCGCGTGGAAGGGCGAGATGCGCCGATGCGCCGACGGCACGGTCTACGCCGACGCGACCGTCCCCAAGGAGCGCTTTATCGACTGGTGCCTGGATGAGGGCCTCGAAGGGGCGGATTTCATGGCGGGTATCCCCGGCTGCCTCGGGGGCGGCATCGTGATGAACGCCGGGACCTTCATGGGCAACTTCATCGATATTCTCACCAGGATCGAGTATATCGACCGTAAGGGCGCGTCGAAGAGCCTCGAGGTGCGGCGCGAGATGGCCCATTACCGGCGTATGGACATGGAGGAGGGGGCGGTCATTACCGGCGCGGTGTTCCGTCTGCCCGAATCCGCCGATATACGATCGGCCCGGGCGCGCATCCGCGCGATACTCGACGATCGCGGGGCGAAGCACCCGCTCCAGTATCCATCGGCGGGATCGGTGTTCAAGAACCCGGACGGCCATTCGTCCTGGAAGCTGATCGACGAGGCGGGACTCAAGGGTTACCGCATCGGCGGGGCAATGGTCTCCGAGCTTCACACCAACTTTATAGTCAACGTTGACGGCGCGAGCGCGGGAGACGTGCGCGCGCTCATCGAGCACGTGCGTGATACCGTTTCCCGGCGTTTTTCGATCGCCCTGCATCCCGAGGTGCGTATGACGGGGGAGTTCTGA
- the rlmB gene encoding 23S rRNA (guanosine(2251)-2'-O)-methyltransferase RlmB, giving the protein MEKKEIIGRNPVLEYLRTLEPGQDAELFISESAHGKIIEIIAAEARRAAVKITYAQREFFSRVDSSSRHQGVMLRIVSRGPQIRDDEFIAELAARSGVLVALDQLTDPHNIGSIIRTAEALGAGGVIMTKAHAPEINQTIIKTSAGATAHIRIMHVGNIAQTLEKAREAGFWIIGTSDEGDTGMEKLRELRPAVLVIGSEGSGMRRLTGEKCDYLVRIPLRGHISSLNASVAAGILLWELLREDD; this is encoded by the coding sequence ATGGAAAAAAAAGAAATAATAGGCCGCAACCCAGTCCTGGAATACCTGCGCACCCTGGAGCCGGGACAGGACGCCGAGCTGTTCATCTCCGAGTCCGCGCACGGGAAGATCATCGAGATTATCGCCGCGGAGGCCCGCCGGGCCGCGGTGAAGATCACCTACGCCCAGAGGGAATTCTTTTCCCGGGTGGATTCCTCATCCCGCCACCAGGGGGTAATGCTGCGCATCGTGTCGCGGGGGCCGCAGATACGCGACGACGAATTCATCGCGGAGCTGGCGGCCCGGTCGGGGGTGCTTGTCGCCCTGGACCAGCTTACGGATCCCCATAACATAGGTTCCATCATACGCACGGCGGAGGCCCTGGGTGCCGGGGGCGTGATCATGACGAAGGCGCACGCGCCGGAGATCAACCAGACCATTATCAAGACCTCCGCCGGAGCGACGGCCCATATCCGGATAATGCACGTGGGAAACATCGCGCAGACGCTCGAGAAGGCGCGCGAGGCGGGCTTCTGGATTATCGGAACCTCCGACGAGGGTGACACGGGCATGGAAAAGCTCCGTGAGCTGCGGCCCGCGGTCCTCGTGATAGGAAGCGAGGGAAGCGGCATGCGCCGCCTCACGGGCGAGAAGTGCGACTACCTCGTGCGCATCCCCCTCAGGGGGCACATCTCCTCGCTCAACGCGTCCGTCGCGGCGGGCATACTCCTGTGGGAGCTCCTCCGGGAAGACGACTAA
- a CDS encoding cysteine--tRNA ligase — translation MKIHNTLTGLREELIPGGSKKASVAEYPPVTIYSCGPTVYGYAHIGNFRTFMFNDLLRRYLKFRGFRVDHAMNITDVDDKTIAGAHREGVELREYTDRYIGIFFEDLKTLNIEPVEHNPRATESVDAMIDIMKRLREKGILYEKEGSLYFSIAKFERYGALSRLDTREIKSGLRYDTDEYEKDDVRDFALWKSAPENEPSWDTPFGKGRPGWHIECSAMVRKIFGSTIDIHTGGVDLIFPHHENEIAQSEAAYGDRFVRYWIHVEHLLVEGSKMSKSRGNFYTLRDLLEKGYTARAIRYLLLSAHYRKQLNFTFEGLHQAGAALERIDNLLVRLGDVPGGDGETPDCAPMIERFIEKFSIEMEDDLNVSGALGTLFDFIHAVNSHIDGGTLSGPGKALVMKALKRIDSVLGVIFFPADAGAPEDSARIEALIAERKDAKKQRNFARADEIRAALEAEGIVLEDTKDGTRWKKKK, via the coding sequence ATGAAAATCCACAACACGCTCACCGGGCTCCGGGAGGAACTTATCCCCGGGGGATCAAAAAAGGCCTCGGTCGCCGAGTACCCCCCCGTGACCATCTATTCCTGCGGCCCCACCGTCTACGGATACGCCCATATCGGGAACTTCCGCACCTTCATGTTCAACGACCTGCTCAGGCGCTATTTGAAGTTCCGCGGCTTCCGGGTCGATCACGCCATGAACATCACGGACGTGGACGACAAGACGATCGCGGGCGCGCACCGCGAGGGCGTGGAGCTGCGCGAATACACGGACCGCTATATCGGCATCTTTTTCGAGGACCTGAAAACGCTCAACATAGAGCCGGTCGAGCACAACCCGCGCGCAACCGAGTCCGTAGACGCTATGATCGATATCATGAAAAGGCTCCGTGAAAAGGGCATCCTCTACGAGAAGGAGGGCTCCCTGTACTTCAGCATCGCCAAGTTCGAGCGCTACGGGGCGCTCAGCCGCCTGGATACGCGCGAGATCAAGTCCGGCCTTCGCTACGACACCGACGAATACGAGAAGGACGACGTGCGCGACTTCGCGCTCTGGAAGTCCGCGCCGGAGAACGAGCCCTCATGGGACACGCCCTTCGGCAAGGGCCGCCCGGGATGGCACATCGAGTGCTCGGCGATGGTGAGGAAGATTTTCGGCTCCACCATAGACATCCATACCGGCGGGGTCGACCTCATCTTCCCGCATCATGAAAACGAGATCGCACAGAGCGAAGCGGCATACGGGGACCGATTCGTCCGTTACTGGATACACGTCGAGCACCTGCTTGTCGAGGGCTCCAAGATGTCCAAGTCCAGGGGGAATTTTTACACCCTGCGCGACCTGCTTGAAAAGGGCTACACCGCGCGCGCGATCCGCTATCTCCTGCTCTCGGCGCACTACCGCAAGCAGCTCAATTTCACCTTCGAGGGGCTCCACCAGGCCGGGGCCGCGCTCGAGCGCATCGACAACCTCCTCGTGCGCCTGGGGGACGTCCCGGGCGGCGACGGGGAAACCCCGGATTGTGCGCCCATGATCGAGCGCTTCATCGAAAAATTCTCGATCGAGATGGAGGACGATCTCAACGTGTCGGGCGCGCTGGGCACGCTCTTCGATTTCATCCACGCGGTGAATTCACATATCGACGGGGGAACGCTGTCCGGCCCCGGGAAGGCCCTCGTCATGAAAGCGCTGAAAAGGATCGACTCGGTCCTGGGGGTGATCTTCTTCCCGGCCGACGCCGGCGCCCCCGAGGACTCTGCGCGCATCGAGGCGCTCATAGCCGAGCGGAAGGACGCGAAGAAGCAGAGGAACTTCGCACGGGCGGACGAGATCCGCGCGGCGCTCGAGGCCGAGGGAATCGTGCTTGAAGATACTAAAGACGGGACACGATGGAAAAAAAAGAAATAA